From Candidatus Neomarinimicrobiota bacterium, the proteins below share one genomic window:
- a CDS encoding PP2C family protein-serine/threonine phosphatase produces the protein MSENHQVRNLNALLEVAKALGGEMQLDNLLPIILQKTTEVMDADRSSLFIYDESTNELWSKVAEGLDEKEIRFPVGIGIAGDVAKTLKTANIIDAYDDDRFNPEFDKKTNYRTKSVLCMPMMNNEGNLVGVVQVLNKKDGESFGSQDENLLEALSVQAGVAIQRAQLLVAFVEKQRIQESLKLAADIQMGMLPKNFPAFPDRDDFDLFASIIPAKEVGGDFYDFFLIDEEHLCFVIGDVSGKGVPAALFMAVTKTHVAASTIPGVEPSDILFRANNDLSKDNDQGMFCTIFYGILNTKTGEVHYSNGGHNPPYIVREDGTNEQLDGTEGIALGVMGDMDFGVKTITLEKGDSMYLYTDGVNEAMDAGGNEYSYERLEEYLRSTAGKKSTEIVSGSLDDINSFVGSAEQSDDITVLMVKYTG, from the coding sequence ATGAGCGAAAACCACCAAGTAAGAAATTTGAATGCACTTCTTGAAGTTGCTAAGGCACTTGGCGGTGAAATGCAGCTTGATAATCTTCTGCCTATAATTCTACAAAAAACGACTGAGGTCATGGATGCGGACAGGAGCAGTCTTTTTATTTATGACGAATCAACCAACGAGTTATGGAGTAAGGTTGCTGAAGGGCTTGACGAAAAAGAAATCCGATTCCCCGTTGGAATAGGAATCGCCGGCGATGTGGCAAAAACTCTAAAAACGGCCAATATAATCGATGCTTATGATGATGATCGGTTTAATCCTGAATTTGATAAAAAAACCAATTACCGAACCAAGTCTGTACTTTGTATGCCAATGATGAATAATGAAGGCAATCTTGTTGGAGTGGTTCAGGTTCTTAATAAAAAGGATGGTGAATCTTTTGGTTCTCAAGATGAAAATTTATTAGAGGCACTATCAGTTCAGGCCGGGGTGGCCATCCAAAGGGCACAGCTTTTGGTTGCATTTGTTGAAAAACAACGCATTCAGGAGTCGCTCAAACTTGCAGCTGATATTCAAATGGGGATGCTACCAAAAAATTTCCCCGCCTTCCCCGATAGAGATGATTTTGATTTATTTGCAAGTATAATCCCGGCAAAAGAAGTTGGAGGCGATTTCTACGATTTTTTCCTCATAGATGAAGAGCACCTTTGTTTCGTGATTGGAGACGTTTCCGGGAAAGGTGTGCCTGCAGCATTGTTTATGGCTGTTACTAAAACACATGTTGCAGCAAGCACAATCCCGGGGGTTGAGCCTTCTGATATTTTATTTCGGGCGAATAACGATCTTAGCAAAGACAATGATCAGGGCATGTTTTGTACTATTTTTTACGGAATTTTAAACACTAAAACTGGGGAAGTTCATTACTCGAATGGTGGACATAATCCACCCTATATTGTGCGCGAAGATGGAACAAATGAACAGTTGGATGGCACGGAAGGTATTGCGCTTGGTGTAATGGGTGACATGGATTTTGGAGTAAAAACCATTACACTGGAAAAGGGTGATTCTATGTATTTATATACAGACGGAGTTAACGAAGCAATGGACGCCGGTGGAAATGAGTATTCTTATGAAAGATTGGAAGAATATCTGCGCTCAACCGCCGGAAAAAAATCAACTGAAATTGTGTCTGGGAGTTTGGACGATATTAATTCCTTCGTCGGTAGCGCAGAACAATCTGACGATATTACCGTCTTGATGGTGAAATATACCGGCTAA
- a CDS encoding lytic murein transglycosylase — protein sequence MKYKIPRIIHLCIYFILLAPGFSHHINEDKAFNLVKDLFKHSSVPKSFLDSAFSNPDIKIHEEIVEKFNHPWEKKDFPSYRKLFVTESRIQKGTEFYLKNKPILYAVSDSFSVDPFLILSIAGIESNYGVHHAQYSVFNALYTIIHRLPRKEKWAAKELYHFLKLCHENSMDPQDISGSYAGAFGFGQFIPSSFSMFSVDFDNDGLRHHLEWPDVLGSIANYLKKNGYKGTDFSKDKPIWKSVWAYNHSENYVRAVLDLRDELKKNIENTQQAIEGKD from the coding sequence ATGAAGTACAAAATTCCCCGAATAATACATCTATGTATTTATTTTATTCTGTTAGCGCCTGGATTTTCACACCACATTAATGAGGACAAAGCGTTTAATCTGGTTAAAGATTTATTTAAACACTCATCTGTTCCAAAATCTTTTCTGGACAGCGCCTTTTCTAATCCGGATATAAAAATACACGAAGAAATCGTTGAAAAGTTCAACCACCCATGGGAGAAAAAAGATTTTCCATCATACCGAAAATTGTTTGTTACAGAGTCGAGAATTCAAAAAGGAACAGAATTTTATTTAAAGAACAAGCCTATTTTATATGCAGTGTCAGATAGTTTTTCTGTAGATCCCTTTCTCATACTAAGCATTGCCGGCATAGAAAGCAATTATGGGGTACATCATGCACAGTATTCTGTTTTTAATGCGCTTTACACTATTATTCACCGCCTTCCAAGAAAAGAAAAATGGGCAGCAAAAGAATTGTATCACTTCTTAAAACTATGTCATGAAAATAGTATGGACCCTCAGGATATTTCAGGATCATATGCCGGCGCATTTGGGTTTGGGCAGTTTATTCCCTCGAGCTTTAGCATGTTTTCTGTGGATTTTGACAACGATGGCCTGCGCCACCACTTAGAGTGGCCAGATGTTCTCGGAAGCATTGCTAATTATCTAAAAAAGAACGGGTATAAAGGAACAGATTTTTCAAAAGATAAGCCGATTTGGAAATCGGTTTGGGCTTACAATCATTCTGAAAATTATGTACGGGCGGTGTTAGACCTAAGAGATGAATTGAAGAAAAACATTGAAAACACCCAACAAGCGATCGAGGGGAAAGATTAG
- a CDS encoding 1-acyl-sn-glycerol-3-phosphate acyltransferase has protein sequence MKVGPNILKNLSPRPKVIRKLLGYLAMLLFSTLTKTKARGRHNLPPKGPFIVVVNHFSLIDGAFVVYGLLRPGIFLMASDQHVDWFYFWAPWLYGLIPLDREQLAPSVIKQAISAIKNGEILVIFPEATSNSTQLRHAKKGAAYLSAVTKVPVVPMSLEGTTNAWKSIFRGIRPTIKISIGKKFGPVNLKKYGKSKDEALKNFGDEIMCRIAALMPEKHHGVFKGNRRIKDIRIENDR, from the coding sequence ATGAAGGTTGGACCCAATATATTAAAAAATCTGTCTCCTCGACCCAAGGTGATAAGAAAATTGTTAGGCTATCTAGCAATGCTGCTGTTTTCAACATTAACTAAAACAAAAGCTAGAGGCCGACACAATCTTCCCCCAAAGGGACCCTTTATTGTTGTGGTGAACCATTTTAGTCTTATAGATGGGGCTTTTGTTGTGTATGGTTTGCTCCGACCCGGCATTTTTCTAATGGCGAGCGACCAACATGTGGATTGGTTTTATTTTTGGGCCCCATGGTTGTATGGATTAATTCCGCTGGATCGCGAACAACTCGCACCGTCAGTTATTAAACAGGCGATATCTGCCATTAAAAATGGTGAAATACTTGTTATTTTTCCTGAAGCAACTTCAAACTCAACCCAGCTTCGTCATGCAAAAAAAGGTGCAGCCTATTTATCTGCAGTAACAAAAGTTCCGGTTGTTCCCATGAGCCTAGAAGGAACAACTAACGCATGGAAAAGCATTTTCCGCGGAATTCGACCTACGATAAAAATTAGTATAGGGAAAAAATTTGGCCCGGTTAATTTGAAAAAATATGGAAAATCAAAAGACGAAGCACTTAAAAATTTTGGTGATGAAATAATGTGTAGAATTGCAGCGCTCATGCCAGAAAAACATCATGGTGTTTTTAAGGGAAACCGTCGGATAAAAGATATTCGAATAGAAAACGATCGGTGA
- a CDS encoding DMT family transporter, translated as MNKNIILLLILALFATSSAAVLARMVPELNPVVIAFWRVLIAAGFLWAYSGIRSQGSIKNGYRGTIVLTGVLLGLHFACFFQAVKLTTVANATLFSTIPPLFTALVERFYLKRQWNKKIIFGLLCAFAGLTLVFSNQINVNTNHVIGIGFAIIGSVLISAVWLLSEKIRQNTESIVYIRTLFLSAALPLFLGSLFFGDGVANIKPVDIVWLTALGLFPTVIGHGLYNHALKFMRPTIVASFPLGEPIIASGLAYAVFGEPIGLLWAVGGLITLFGLIIITLNH; from the coding sequence ATGAACAAAAACATTATTTTACTGCTTATCCTTGCACTTTTTGCCACAAGTTCGGCGGCTGTATTGGCACGGATGGTGCCAGAATTAAATCCGGTGGTTATTGCGTTTTGGAGGGTGCTAATTGCAGCAGGATTTTTGTGGGCATATAGTGGAATACGTTCACAAGGGTCTATAAAAAATGGATATAGAGGAACGATTGTTTTAACGGGAGTTTTGCTTGGGCTTCATTTTGCCTGTTTTTTCCAAGCAGTCAAATTAACAACCGTTGCTAATGCTACTTTGTTTTCAACCATTCCACCATTATTTACCGCATTGGTGGAGCGATTTTATCTAAAACGTCAATGGAATAAAAAAATAATTTTCGGCCTTTTATGTGCGTTCGCAGGCTTGACCCTTGTGTTTTCAAACCAAATAAATGTAAATACCAATCATGTCATTGGAATCGGATTTGCGATTATAGGATCTGTGTTAATTTCTGCGGTGTGGCTATTATCTGAAAAAATTCGACAGAACACAGAATCTATTGTTTACATTAGAACCCTGTTTCTATCCGCTGCGCTTCCACTGTTTTTGGGGTCATTATTTTTTGGGGATGGTGTTGCAAACATCAAACCCGTTGATATTGTTTGGCTTACGGCCTTGGGATTGTTTCCTACGGTGATAGGGCACGGGCTATATAACCATGCTCTTAAATTTATGAGACCAACAATCGTGGCGTCTTTCCCGCTTGGAGAGCCCATCATAGCATCCGGACTTGCTTATGCTGTTTTTGGAGAGCCAATTGGGTTACTGTGGGCGGTGGGTGGATTAATAACATTATTTGGATTGATCATTATTACTCTAAATCATTGA
- a CDS encoding T9SS type A sorting domain-containing protein yields the protein MRRGIFFTFLLFSFNAYPQTDKSTNYCSRVLTSKRLLHHRSTMTENQEKFDVTYYRIELNIDFGLPHQIYGEVQIRGGVGFQQPDSIELDFTTAMTVDSIYLSNHLTNFVHENNLIKIPAGVTIPEGYEFQVTVYYHGSPPESDFGSFVFDEHNGIDHVWTLSEPYGARNWWPSKDDPSDKADSVDIIINVPGNQIVASNGILVSETNLSNNRKEYHWKESYPICTYLVSLAIYPYTVWQDYYISVSGDSMPIDFYVYPENYNVSHANYLKTKDMITLFAEKYGEYPFLNEKYGHADFGWGGGMEHQTLTSMGGHSEWLIAHELAHQWWGDLITCASFHHIWLNEGFARYGEALWEEHTGGEEAYKTYMSNHTYYGPGTIYVENPENVSDIFHGGLSYNKAGWVVHMLRHVVGNSTFFEILHSYSSNDSLAYASATTEDFQAVAEDVSGLDLNDFFQQWIYGSGYPEYAISWTADPADGYFIQIDQLQTTGYFHMPIDLYITGTNVDSHIVVDNFEASQVYHVGGFGTIIDDIILDPDNWILKNVEYNVSIDEENNVPKSFSLMPVYPNPFNPVATIRFNIGPGMSHTTLQIFDIGGRLVQNLMNAELANGEHEIIWDASKKQSGVYFIRLQIGDYIETQKALLLK from the coding sequence ATGCGGCGGGGAATATTTTTCACATTTTTATTGTTTTCTTTTAATGCCTACCCGCAGACAGATAAATCAACTAATTATTGCTCGCGTGTCCTGACAAGCAAACGCCTACTTCATCATCGTTCAACAATGACTGAAAATCAGGAAAAATTTGATGTTACTTATTATCGAATAGAATTAAACATTGATTTTGGTCTTCCTCATCAAATTTATGGAGAGGTTCAAATTCGGGGTGGAGTTGGGTTTCAACAACCCGATTCTATTGAATTAGACTTTACCACCGCTATGACGGTTGATTCTATTTACCTTTCCAATCATCTGACAAATTTCGTCCATGAAAATAACCTAATTAAAATTCCAGCGGGTGTGACAATTCCCGAGGGTTATGAATTTCAAGTAACCGTTTATTATCACGGTTCTCCGCCCGAATCAGATTTCGGATCATTTGTTTTTGATGAACATAATGGTATTGACCATGTTTGGACACTGTCTGAGCCATACGGAGCGCGCAACTGGTGGCCCAGCAAAGACGATCCCTCAGATAAGGCGGATTCGGTTGATATCATCATCAATGTTCCGGGAAATCAAATTGTCGCTTCAAATGGAATACTTGTATCTGAAACAAATCTCTCAAACAATAGAAAAGAGTATCATTGGAAAGAGTCGTATCCGATTTGCACATATTTGGTGTCCTTGGCGATTTATCCTTACACCGTTTGGCAGGATTATTATATTTCGGTATCTGGTGATTCTATGCCAATTGATTTTTACGTTTATCCCGAGAATTATAATGTTTCTCACGCCAATTATTTGAAAACCAAAGATATGATTACTCTATTTGCTGAAAAATATGGCGAATATCCATTTCTCAACGAAAAATATGGACATGCTGATTTTGGCTGGGGAGGGGGAATGGAACATCAAACGCTGACGAGTATGGGAGGTCATTCCGAATGGCTCATTGCTCACGAGTTGGCTCACCAATGGTGGGGGGATTTAATCACATGTGCGAGTTTTCATCACATTTGGTTGAACGAAGGATTCGCTCGTTATGGTGAAGCACTTTGGGAAGAACATACGGGTGGCGAAGAAGCGTATAAAACATATATGTCTAACCATACTTATTATGGTCCGGGAACGATTTATGTAGAAAACCCTGAAAATGTGAGTGATATTTTTCATGGTGGGTTGTCTTATAATAAAGCAGGCTGGGTTGTTCATATGCTCCGGCATGTTGTGGGTAATAGTACATTTTTCGAAATTTTACATTCCTATTCTTCTAATGATTCGTTGGCATACGCTTCGGCGACCACTGAAGACTTTCAAGCTGTGGCTGAAGATGTTTCCGGTCTTGATTTGAATGATTTCTTTCAGCAATGGATTTATGGAAGTGGCTATCCCGAATATGCAATTTCCTGGACAGCTGATCCGGCGGATGGGTATTTTATCCAAATTGATCAATTACAAACTACTGGATATTTTCACATGCCTATTGATTTATACATTACTGGTACAAATGTAGATAGTCATATTGTGGTGGATAATTTTGAGGCGTCACAAGTATATCATGTGGGTGGTTTTGGAACCATTATTGATGATATTATTTTGGACCCAGATAATTGGATTTTGAAAAATGTGGAGTATAATGTATCTATTGATGAAGAGAATAATGTACCAAAATCTTTTTCATTAATGCCTGTTTATCCCAATCCATTTAATCCGGTAGCAACTATCCGTTTTAATATTGGGCCTGGAATGTCACACACAACTTTACAAATTTTTGATATAGGTGGACGATTGGTGCAAAATTTGATGAATGCTGAGCTCGCTAATGGAGAGCATGAAATTATTTGGGATGCATCAAAAAAACAAAGCGGCGTGTATTTTATACGGTTACAGATCGGTGATTACATTGAGACACAAAAAGCGCTTTTACTTAAATAA
- a CDS encoding ATP-binding protein — protein sequence MSAHQSIQIPNDQDRIDHVRKSFDRFGEENQLSEKVVHDIQMALDELLTNIVNYGYEDDGEHTIEILFDVDKNNLKVEIVDDGKSYNMLEREDPDTSLSVDDKPIGGLGVFLVKKLMSHVDYFTEGNKNHFIMIKELI from the coding sequence ATGAGCGCACATCAATCTATACAGATTCCAAACGATCAAGACCGCATTGATCATGTGCGAAAATCTTTTGATCGCTTTGGGGAGGAAAACCAACTTTCTGAAAAAGTAGTCCATGATATACAAATGGCTCTTGACGAACTTTTGACCAATATTGTGAATTACGGATATGAAGATGATGGTGAACATACTATTGAAATTCTTTTCGACGTGGACAAAAATAATTTGAAAGTAGAAATTGTGGACGACGGAAAATCCTACAATATGTTGGAACGTGAAGATCCCGACACATCGCTGTCGGTTGATGATAAGCCAATTGGAGGGCTTGGAGTGTTTTTGGTAAAAAAACTTATGTCACATGTTGATTATTTTACCGAAGGAAATAAAAATCATTTTATAATGATTAAGGAACTAATCTGA
- a CDS encoding STAS domain-containing protein, with the protein MEIRDKKEGEVIILEPVGRIDTNTSGEFEDKIVEVLDRGETRFVIDLKEIDYISSAGLRVFLMAAKKLKSSGGSFVLCSMSDHIKEVFDISGFTPIFTITSDQATGAEAA; encoded by the coding sequence ATGGAAATACGAGATAAAAAAGAGGGGGAAGTCATCATTTTAGAACCCGTGGGAAGAATTGATACTAACACGTCCGGTGAATTCGAGGATAAAATTGTAGAAGTTTTGGACCGAGGGGAAACTAGGTTTGTTATTGATTTAAAAGAGATTGACTATATTTCAAGTGCGGGGCTTAGGGTTTTTCTGATGGCGGCAAAAAAACTCAAATCTTCAGGAGGATCTTTTGTGCTATGTTCAATGAGTGACCATATAAAGGAAGTGTTCGACATTTCAGGATTTACTCCCATATTCACAATCACATCTGACCAAGCAACCGGCGCAGAAGCAGCTTAA